From Anopheles funestus chromosome 3RL, idAnoFuneDA-416_04, whole genome shotgun sequence, a single genomic window includes:
- the LOC125767389 gene encoding phosphatidylinositol phosphatase PTPRQ, which yields MLKVIVLFALLFGSGWTSSQQGVVNVHDTVHLSKSSLSNELLPQSKKYEPQSTVLSRCRSTTLNITVSKSIVNVGEWRAEKDVNVSYEMVISYISPNISPTKQLIKQFKDVALPVQHRCTIFMLNVSRTDSGTSDCVYGLWKPNLEIVQLQILETGSERKSYVLTWIVEMEDCVDYYEVLKLNDKSLRTNIPFITLQDLKPYERHRIQISVKYQNGDLIQRYVEIFVHHVPDSLKSSLDSSRCSFDFTIQQRKRGTLSNSAKFNVSRIAQPITNATVCARFSSPSFSAKSLSTIRPVFVGSSVPKKPSAIPPSCPVRSISSNGDVTIRPQTIGPVRDLRAITDIDRSILLTWRPPKDSFQCVKEYLITWSSESQIIDASNTTYNVTNLESCATYEFTVNAIDHANDKGEPASVTATVRELQQLSEVTELELNEVEPRSLSVKWKPPINGSFCVEAYRVVAWYNTPETGIDVEVFSNTTNDQHVTFGEVIACMVYTVQVIPISISKKDGLNEIGSVKTKERTILSYHVEPIRGIAINSRSLELSTMLLSENNNNCLLISVQYNCTLMEENEPVPESQIVKEFVIPNSNTSFEGIVEPLNPFSVYMCNARIQNIAGWSDPTPSFEFKTAEDVPDSPSVLELVGQNRSIEIIWKAPTVKNGVVVRYRIHVRMIAPEYPLPKLCTPLEEFNETVDLRDEVNPDEARSWDGVEFQHVVAKLNPYTLYTVQVAAATGAGLGPYTEPKEVITLPDVSNTTESFRVDKIEGPELDQPYKSSVWFSWSLPCGLHGRLTRFVGRMEGIRDQDPSIPHAIAWDVNIEESEVINDAYSYVENRLKPEYNYTVSLSVEVANVSELSPNVKLQFESPAGIPTIDHTEEWFNVDVFEAPNPTNTARIVLGNMTLTSDFGSIRYMALLISERLCQQDPEPRTDFIDNSEDNEWPEVLDWYRANNMRCVEQYQTTPKFWNPINRLIREERRSGGIEYVVGKDSCEGQEYCNGPLKPGTEYALIVRIFSRSGYTDSEMQVFRTDSLIKVGLIVSAVIGCLLLAFIGGLVIVWRKQRLLLPAQQTGRAPTEEPSDIPLKNFPAQFDELFQSNREKVSKEFQAINYFSDFALQETVTFQSARENERKNRYINILPFDSNRVLLDCNDDDENIEHGANDYINASFIEGYKYQREYIATQGPKQETCYDFWRMVLQYEIESIVMLTQPIDHDKNKCCQYFPRFDEYIDFGDIRVKCTQELNLSLYYKRLFLISKENVTKAVFHYHFLEWPDHNCPASTADLIKFSKIVRAERKSNAIPLVIHCSAGVGRTGTFIALDIILQRMLQEKKINVYDTVKRLRRQRVKMVQTLDQYAFLYQCCLEYVSKNNRKKPKTSSVEIIRREDKDKQYPDVILDVEQLQVAVGNGGKPMFNIKFPKSVNAGLGNVNSFAPSEIESDK from the exons ATGCTGAAGGTAATTGTGCTTTTCGCTTTATTGTTCGGTAGTGGATGGACGTCATCGCAACAAGGAGTTGTTAACGTCCACGACACCGTTCATTTGAGTAAGAGTTCCTTATCGAACGAATTGTTACCTCAATCGAAGAAGTACGAGCCGCAGTCGACTGTTTTAAGCAGATGTCGATCTACAACATTGAATATTACCGTTTCAAAATCGATAGTGAATGTCGGCGAATGGCGAGCAGAAAAAGATGTCAATGTGAGCTACGAGATGGTCATATCTTACATAAGCCCCAACATAAGTCCGACCAAACAGCTGATAAAACAGTTTAAGGACGTTGCACTCCCGGTGCAGCATAGATGTACCATTTTCATGCTAAATGTTAGTCGAACAGACAGTGGAACGTCCGATTGTGTGTATGGACTATGGAAACCGAATTTGGAAATAGTCCAACTGCAGATtctggaaactggaagtgaACGTAAGTCGTACGTCCTAACATGGATAGTGGAAATGGAGGATTGTGTCGATTATTATGAAGTATTGAAACTGAACGACAAATCCCTACGAACGAACATTCCTTTCATTACGCTACAAGATTTGAAACCGTATGAGCGACATCGAATTCAAATCAGTGTGAAATATCAGAACGGAGATCTAATACAAAGATATGTGGAGATATTTGTACATCATGTACCAGATTCACTAAAATCATCGCTTGACTCATCGCGGTGCTCCTTCGACTTCACAATACAACAACGAAAACGGGGGactttgagtaattcagcgaAATTCAATGTTTCACGTATTGCCCAACCTATAACGAATGCAACAGTTTGCGCTAGATTTTCTAGTCCTAGTTTTTCGGCTAAGAGCCTATCAACAATTCGACCAGTCTTCGTAGGTTCATCtgtcccaaaaaaaccgtcaGCCATACCGCCCAGTTGTCCTGTTCGATCGATATCCAGTAATGGCGATGTAACCATCAGACCACAAACGATCGGACCAGTTCGGGATCTTCGTGCAATCACTGATATTGACAGAAGCATCTTGCTAACATGGCGACCTCCAAAGGATAGTTTCCAGTGCGTCAAGGAGTATCTCATCACATGGTCATCGGAAAGCCAAATCATTGATGCATCGAACACGACGTACAATGTGACGAATCTGGAGTCGTGTGCAACGTACGAGTTCACGGTAAATGCTATCGATCATGCAAACGATAAAGGAGAACCAGCAAGTGTTACCGCAACGGTGCGTGAACTCCAGCAGCTGTCCGAGGTGACTGAGCTGGAATTGAATGAAGTAGAACCAAGATCACTTTCCGTTAAATGGAAACCTCCCATCAATGGAAGTTTTTGTGTGGAGGCTTACCGTGTGGTAGCTTGGTACAACACCCCCGAAACAGGCATAGATGTGGAAGTATTCTCCAACACCACCAACGATCAGCATGTCACCTTTGGAGAGGTAATCGCTTGCATGGTTTACACGGTGCAAGTCATACCGATCTCCATCAGCAAGAAGGACGGTCTCAACGAGATAGGATCGGTGAAGACGAAGGAACGTACCATCTTGTCCTATCACGTGGAACCAATCCGTGGAATTGCGATAAATTCAAGGAGTCTGGAGCTTTCGACGATGCTGCTCagtgaaaacaataacaactgTCTATTGATCAGTGTGCAGTACAATTGTACCCTGATGGAGGAGAACGAACCAGTTCCCGAATCACAG ATTGTTAAAGAATTCGTCATTCCAAACTCCAACACAAGTTTTGAAGGTATAGTGGAGCCTTTGAATCCATTCTCGGTGTATATGTGCAATGCTCGGATTCAGAACATAGCGGGATGGAGCGATCCAACACCCTCATTCGAGTTCAAAACCGCAGAAGATG TGCCCGATAGTCCAAGTGTGCTGGAACTAGTTGGACAGAATCGTTCCATAGAAATCATATGGAAAGCCCCTACTGTGAAGAATGGAGTAGTCGTACGTTATCGCATACATGTCCGCATGATCGCGCCAGAGTATCCACTTCCGAAGCTCTGTACACCGTTGGAAGAGTTCAACGAAACAGTAGACCTGCGGGACGAAGTGAATCCCGATGAGGCGCGCAGCTGGGATGGAGTCGAATTTCAACACGTAGTAGCGAAGTTGAATCCCTACACGCTATACACGGTACAGGTGGCGGCGGCAACGGGAGCCGGATTAGGGCCATATACGGAACCAAAGGAAGTAATCACCCTGCCTGACGTTTCGAACACAACCGAGAGCTTCCGAGTCGATAAAATTGAAGGTCCGGAGCTGGATCAGCCGTACAAATCGTCGGTGTGGTTTTCCTGGAGTCTTCCGTGTGGTTTGCACGGAAGGCTTACCCGATTCGTAGGCCGGATGGAAGGCATTCGCGATCAGGATCCATCGATACCGCATGCTATAGCCTGGGACGTTAACATTGAGGAGAGTGAAGTAATAAATGATGCGTACAGCTACGTTGAAAATCGTCTCAAGCCCGAATACAACTACACCGTATCGTTGAGTGTGGAAGTAGCCAACGTGAGCGAACTTAGCCCTAACGTGAAGCTGCAGTTCGAATCTCCAGCAGGAA TTCCCACGATTGATCACACGGAAGAATGGTTCAATGTGGACGTTTTTGAAGCGCCCAACCCCACCAATACGGCCCGAATAGTGCTGGGCAACATGACGTTAACGTCAGACTTTGGCAGCATACGCTATATGGCACTGCTGATATCGGAGCGACTTTGCCAGCAGGATCCAGAACCCCGCACCGACTTCATCGACAACTCGGAAGATAATGAATGGCCCGAAGTTCTGGATTGGTACCGCGCTAACAATATGCGCTGCGTGGAACAGTACCAGACAACACCCAAGTTTTGGAATCCAATCAATCGTTTGATTCGTGAGGAAAGACGTAGCGGAGGAATTGAGTACGTCGTGGGAAAGGATAGCTGTGAGGGACAGGAGTACTGCAATGGACCACTGAAACCAGGAACGGAGTATGCGCTCATAGTGCGAATATTCTCCCGCAGCGGGTACACCGATTCAGAAATGCAGGTGTTCCGTACGGATTCCCTCATTAAGGTCGGTCTTATCGTGAGCGCTGTGATCGGTTGTCTGTTGTTAGCGTTCATCGGTGGACTGGTGATTGTATGGCGTAAGCAACGGTTGCTGCTACCGGCACAGCAAACGGGACGCGCACCGACGGAAGAACCGTCCGACATTCCGCTGAAGAATTTCCCTGCTCAGTTCGATGAGTTGTTTCAATCGAACCGGGAAAAGGTTTCGAAAGAGTTCCAAGCGATCAACTACTTCTCCGATTTTGCTCTCCAGGAGACGGTTACATTTCAGAGTGCGCGTGAGAATGAGCGTAAGAATCGTTACATCAACATCCTACCGTTTGATTCGAATCGCGTGCTGCTGGACTGCAACGACGATGATGAGAATATCGAACATGGTGCTAACGACTACATCAATGCATCGTTCATCGAAGGATACAAATATCAGCGAGAATACATTGCAACACAGGGTCCGAAGCAGGAGACGTGCTACGATTTCTGGCGTATGGTGTTGCAGTACGAGATCGAATCGATCGTCATGCTTACGCAACCGATCGATCATGATAAGAACAAATGTTGTCAATACTTTCCACGATTCGATGAGTACATCGATTTTGGTGACATACGGGTAAAGTGCACACAGGAACTGAACCTATCCTTGTACTACAAACGTCTGTTTCTAATTTCGAAG GAAAATGTCACAAAAGCAGTATTTCATTACCACTTTCTTGAATGGCCGGATCATAACTGTCCCGCCAGTACGGCGGATCTGATCAAGTTCTCCAAAATTGTCCGCGCCGAACGAAAAAGCAACGCCATTCCGCTCGTGATACATTGCAGTGCGGGGGTCGGCCGTACCGGTACCTTCATTGCGCTGGACATCATTCTGCAGCGAATGctgcaggagaaaaaaatcaacgtGTACGATACGGTGAAACGATTACGGCGACAACGCGTGAAGATGGTACAAACGCTCGATCAGTACGCATTCCTTTACCAATGCTGCCTGGAATATGTATCGAAGAATAATCgaaaaa aaCCAAAGACAAGCAGCGTTGAGATCATACGACGTGAGGACAAGGACAAGCAGTATCCTGATGTGATCCTGGACGTGGAACAGCTACAAGTCGCCGTCGGTAACGGGGGAAAGCCAATGTTTAACATCAAATTCCCAAAATCCGTCAATGCGGGCCTGGGAAACGTGAACAGCTTTGCTCCGAGCGAGATTGAAAGTGATAAATGA
- the LOC125767421 gene encoding uncharacterized protein LOC125767421 → MFFQTILSNKKLLTACVIALVITICAIVVPIAVVNSYDDAPTPKKFSGREVLDEVPLIDGHNDLPFSIYLVERNLINHFNLDSNLKEHPAWSAENRTHTDLPRLRQGKLGAQFWVAYIRCADTQYKDAVARTLEQIDVTKRLIKKYPNDFKYADSADGIMEAFREKKLASLIAVEGGHSIDSRLAVLRLFYELGVRYMTLTHSCNTPWADASPVDDVTPPPAPSQLNNLSAWGRHVIWEMNRLGMMIDISHVSYGVMRDVLQHSRAPVIFSHSSAHAVFEHHRNVQDDILWELGRKKGIVMVNFYPLFVGGNTIDDVIKHLNHIRTITGVDHIGLGGDYNGVTVTPEGLEDVSKYPDLFDMLANGVLRTGEKFEPWTREDLQKLAGLNLLRVFREVERIRDGLADEEPFEDLIPFEEFERANVADQPCMTDMDMHKKYKKTLTMGVLILFAVLAVAIAVPIATNSDSDNSVVPQVNQFFGRTVLDEVPLIDGHNDLPWNLYNYERNQINKFELNTDLKQHPIWGPATNSHTDIPRLKAGKVGAQFWVAYVSCGNQYKDAVERTLEQIDVIKRMVRKYSDHMKYVTSTEGIMAAFQERKIGSLIAVEGGHSMDSRLAVLRMYYELGVRYMTLTHSCNTPWADASPIDAQPEANLRNVTDWGRNVLWEMNRLGMLIDVSHVSHGVMVEVLEHTKSPVIFSHSSSYSVFGHHRNVQDDVLKQLVQNNGIIMVNFYTGFIGGSSIDNVIEHLNYIKGITGPDHIGLGGDFDGVDSVPMFLDDVSKYPDLFDMLADGMFKNGTTFTPWTREDLRKLAGENLLRVFREVEQVRDSMADVEPYEDLIPYQDFVDAGVAEQPCMSDMDIHKQ, encoded by the exons ATGTTTTTCCAAACAA TTTTAAGCAACAAAAAGCTGCTCACTGCATGTGTGATTGCGCTAGTGATAACGATCTGTGCCATAGTGGTACCGATCGCTGTCGTCAACTCGTATGATGACGCACCCACTCCGAAGAAGTTCTCCGGTCGAGAAGTACTCGATGAAGTGCCACTCATAGATGG ACATAATGATCTTCCGTTCAGCATATATCTTGTGGAGCGGAACTTAATCAATCACTTTAACCTTGACTCAAATCTCAAGGAACATCCCGCCTGGTCAGCGGAAAACAGAACTCATACGGATCTTCCCCGATTGCGCCAGGGAAAGCTTGGCGCACAGTTTTGGGTAGCGTACATCCGGTGCGCCGACACGCAATACAAGGATGCGGTCGCACGCACTTTGGAGCAGATTGACGTTACTAAACGCCTCATCAAGAAGTACCCGAACGATTTCAAGTATGCCGATTCCGCGGACGGTATTATGGAAGCTTTCCGGGAGAAAAAGTTAGCCTCTTTGATTGCCGTTGAAGGTGGCCATTCGATCGATTCCCGGTTGGCAGTGTTGCGGTTGTTTTACGAGCTCGGTGTACGGTACATGACACTGACGCACTCCTGTAACACTCCCTGGGCCGATGCATCGCCGGTAGATGATGTGACACCACCGCCAGCACCGTCCCAGCTTAACAACCTGTCCGCCTGGGGACGCCATGTGATATGGGAAATGAACCGTCTCGGTATGATGATCGACATATCACACGTCAGCTATGGTGTAATGAGGGACGTACTACAACACAGTCGTGCGCCAGTTATCTTCAGCCACTCGTCTGCCCATGCCGTCTTCGAGCATCATCGTAACGTGCAGGATGACATTTTGTGGGAACTCGGCAGGAAGAAAGGAATTGTCATGGTCAACTTCTATCCACTGTTTGTCGGGGGAAATACCATCGACGATGTTATCA AACACCTGAACCACATTCGAACGATTACCGGCGTCGATCATATCGGGCTGGGAGGTGACTATAACGGAGTGACTGTTACACCGGAAGGTCTGGAAGATGTATCCAAATATCCGGACCTGTTTGACATGCTGGCAAATGGTGTGCTGCGTACGGGAGAAAAGTTCGAACCATGGACTAGGGAAGATCTGCAGAAGCTTGCAGGGTTGAATCTGTTGCGAGTTTTCAGGGAAGTAGAACGCATTCGGGACGGTTTGGCCGACGAAGAACCGTTTGAAGATTTGATTCCCTTCGAAGAGTTTGAACGAGCCAATGTAGCCGATCAACCGTGTATGACGGACATGGATATGCACAAGAA gtacaaaaaaaccttaacaATGGGTGTTTTGATACTGTTTGCTGTCCTAGCCGTGGCTATAGCGGTTCCAATCGCCACCAACAGTGACTCCGACAACAGTGTTGTGCCGCAAGTTAATCAATTTTTCGGAAGGACAGTACTGGACGAAGTTCCATTGATTGATGG ACACAACGATTTGCCATGGAATTTGTACAACTACGAGCGGAATCAGATCAACAAATTTGAGCTTAACACCGACCTGAAGCAGCATCCCATTTGGGGACCGGCAACAAACAGCCATACGGACATTCCGCGCCTGAAGGCAGGCAAGGTTGGTGCTCAGTTCTGGGTGGCCTACGTCAGTTGTGGCAACCAGTACAAAGATGCGGTGGAACGCACATTGGAGCAGATTGATGTGATTAAGCGCATGGTGCGCAAGTACTCTGACCACATGAAGTACGTTACATCGACGGAAGGAATTATGGCGGCCTTCCAGGAGCGTAAGATTGGTTCACTGATCGCGGTCGAGGGCGGTCATTCGATGGATTCCCGGCTAGCGGTGTTGCGGATGTACTACGAGCTGGGTGTGCGGTACATGACGCTAACACACTCCTGCAATACACCTTGGGCCGATGCTTCACCGATAGACGCTCAGCCGGAAGCGAACCTGCGTAACGTTACCGACTGGGGAAGGAACGTTCTGTGGGAGATGAACCGACTCGGTATGCTGATCGACGTGTCGCACGTCAGCCACGGCGTTATGGTGGAGGTGCTGGAGCACACGAAGTCACCGGTCATCTTTAGCCACTCTTCGTCGTACTCCGTATTCGGACACCACCGAAACGTGCAGGACGACGTTTTGAAGCAGCTCGTCCAAAACAACGGTATCATCATGGTGAACTTTTACACAGGTTTCATCGGTGGAAGTTCGATCGATAATGTTATCG AACATCTTAACTACATTAAAGGCATCACCGGACCGGACCATATCGGACTCGGTGGAGACTTTGATGGAGTTGATAGTGTGCCCATGTTTCTGGACGACGTGTCCAAGTATCCCGATCTGTTCGACATGCTGGCCGATGGGATGTTCAAAAATGGGACCACTTTTACACCCTGGACACGCGAAGATTTACGCAAGCTAGCGGGTGAAAACTTGCTGCGAGTGTTCCGGGAGGTTGAGCAGGTTAGAGATAGCATGGCAGATGTGGAACCGTACGAAGATTTGATACCTTATCAGGATTTCGTTGATGCCGGTGTAGCCGAGCAGCCGTGCATGAGCGACATGGACATTCATAAGCAATAA
- the LOC125767396 gene encoding uncharacterized protein LOC125767396, whose protein sequence is MCDSINLSLKFNPKLEPAFTAPQSCSVWPKEIERSAWHVLPGVPAVCRLQDGRSFLWRIYSHLDRNSAHREAYFGHHTVELVKESTDRANSNDDNTLVAISPIHVPVEEFSEVTIDVWLDCSCLKVDLLLTKDCLIETIRTFLAGTFFCEGSRLDFRFLRERSMGICAAYVKETRGVSLYGEIDCSSIITINQLHFHSDTIVPKQLGGIDRAREQLEVTLTEGRSLLVHGPSGTGKYSLVKAVAIEKNLPLFEIRGLHFLRSLPGETEAELRKTFVRLQRFEELIDEAKPVILLVKDIDTICPKVGLKKGEEFVNVARIASQFVSLVDQYKESSENVIIIGTTSSIESMDTRLRRPGRLDKEITLGYPSKEQRIDTLRSFNTATRLSLPEKQLESIGQRTAGYVGAELQLLYNNLVREIDKKHLPFDDALTAVQRKHRPSSLRNATGLVAANDASLTLDFFGGMDDLKALLRLCIVEQLANPARFHRLGIHPLRGILLYGPPGCAKTTLAKCLAAETGMTFLSLSAAEVYSPYVGDAEKLITRVFNEARTNAPAVVFLDEIDSLVGNRGTTGMKGGSSAVNMGVLSTLLMEMDGIGQAEQVASSLSEDAKRVIVIAATNRPDMVDDALLRPGRLTKLIHIPAPEGKARLAILRKLANRVPFAEDVDLEIIAQQTDLFSGADLQNLCTQAALNAATEDLNATIVTMSHVLCALKDVRPSLTKEQIEWYHNYAANQHR, encoded by the exons ATGTGCGATTCTATAAATTTATCGCTAAAATTTAATCCCAAACTAGAACCAGCCTTTACTGCGCCTCAGTCCTGTTCCGTGTGGCCAAAGGAAATTGAACGAAGTGCTTGGCATGTGTTACCTGGTGTGCCGGCCGTTTGTCGCTTACAGGATGGACGCAGCTTTCTTTGGCGAATATATTCCCATTTGGATCGCAATTCAGCGCACAGGGAAGCATACTTTGGACATCACACGGTAGAGCTAGTAAAAGAATCGACTGATCGAGCCAATTCGAATGACGACAATACTCTAGTGGCGATAAGTCCAATCCACGTACCGGTGGAAGAATTCAGCGAGGTGACTATCGATGTGTGGTTGGATTGCTCCTGCTTAAAGGTAGATCTACTGCTGACGAAAGATTGCCTGATTGAAACGATACGTACGTTCCTTGCGGGAACATTCTTCTGTGAAGGTTCTCGACTCGATTTCCGGTTTCTTCGCGAGCGAAGCATGGGAATATGTGCGGCATACGTAAAAGAAACGCGTGGTGTATCTCTGTACGGTGAAATCGACTGCAGCTCAATAATCACCATCAACCAATTACATTTCCATTCGGACACTATTGTACCAAAGCAGCTGGGAGGAATCGACAGGGCAAGAGAACAGTTGGAAGTAACACTAACAGAAGGTCGCTCTCTTCTAGTGCATGGTCCGAGTGGGACAGGAAAGTACAGTCTGGTAAAAGCTGTTGcgatagaaaaaaatcttccactgTTCGAAATACGTGGATTACACTTCCTTCGTTCACTGCCAGGAGAAACCGAAGCAGAACTGCGCAAAACCTTTGTTCGATTGCAACGTTTCGAGGAGCTGATCGACGAAGCCAAGCCCGTTATTTTGCTGGTCAAAGACATTGATACCATTTGTCCTAAAGTTGGTTTGAAAAAGGGCGAGGAGTTTGTTAACGTTGCACGGATAGCGTCCCAGTTTGTATCGCTTGTGGATCAGTACAAAGAATCGTCGGAAAACGTTATTATCATCGGAACAACTTCGAGTATAGAAAGTATGGATACGCGTCTGCGTAGACCAGGACGATTAGATAAAGAAATTACCCTGGGATACCCATCGAAAGAACAGCGGATCGATACATTAAGGAGTTTCAACACGGCAACCCGATTATCGCTTCCCGAAAAACAATTGGAAAGCATTGGGCAGCGGACGGCAGGTTACGTTGGAGCGGAACTGCAACTTCTTTACAACAATCTCGTTCGAGAGATCGATAAAAAGCATCTTCCATTCGACGACGCACTAACAGCGGTACAGCGAAAACATCGCCCGAGCAGCCTTCGGAACGCGACAGGGCTTGTGGCAGCTAATGATGCTTCGTTAACTCTCGATTTCTTCGGCGGAATGGATGATCTCAAAGCATTGCTTAGACTGTGCATAGTGGAACAACTTGCAAATCCAGCCCGCTTCCATCGTCTCGGTATACACCCGCTGCGGGGCATTCTACTGTATGGACCACCGGGTTGTGCGAAAACGACACTCGCCAAATGTTTAGCCGCGGAAACAGGCATGACATTCCTGTCCCTATCGGCAGCGGAAGTTTACTCACCATATGTTGGCGATGCGGAGAAGCTTATCACACGCGTGTTCAATGAGGCACGAACAAATGCGCCGGCGGTGGTGTTTTTGGATGAAATCGATTCTCTTGTGGGCAATCGCGGTACGACGGGCATGAAGGGTGGCTCAAGTGCTGTAAATATGGGTGTCCTTTCAACCCTGCTGATGGAAATGGATGGCATTGGGCAAGCGGAACAAGTGGCGAGTTCGTTGAGCGAGGATGCAAAGCGCGTCATTGTTATAGCGGCTACCAACCGGCCAGATATGGTCGATGATGCATTATTGCGTCCCGGGCGACTGACCAAATTGATCCACATACCAGCTCCAGAAGGAAAGGCACGCTTAGCTATACTACGAAAGTTAGCCAATCGAGTACCGTTTGCTGAGGATGTTGATTTGGAAATTATCGCTCAACAGACGGACCTATTCTCTGGTGCTGATCTGCAAAATCTTTGCACACAG GCCGCACTGAATGCAGCAACGGAAGATTTAAATGCTACGATCGTTACAATGTCACATGTGTTGTGTGCACTGAAAGACGTACGACCGTCGTTAACGAAGGAACAGATCGAATGGTACCACAATTATGCCGCAAATCAACATCGGTAG
- the LOC125767408 gene encoding uncharacterized protein LOC125767408, with amino-acid sequence MAIHRQPVERRAEENDSSTSFVRWIGLIIAIIAFLIFIGKSYYVGKVDEELLGAGKTNWENYEHDEQILIVGHNQLAMNIAKTEKNNLREFDLHWDLQRHMVWSKINTSRTDLIRLRAGRVNGQMWYAGLNCTESSFDAVQSVFEQIDTLKRLIARHGQDLSLVTSVAELESAIRQAKIASLLAVKGGHSINMKLGLLRTLHALGVRCMSLASERNCCSWVDSSIVDLEDIGTADMRHDLSLWGQLVVWEMNRLGMIVDLSYASYGAALDVLRYSKAPVIFSNAGAFAINKHHLNVREDVLIPLATQRGIIMISFDPKLLGGCTIDNVLEHLNYLREVIGPDHIGIGSGFDGFDSAIDGLEDVSKFSHLFNALTHGKYTDGETFHPWTKNELKKLAGLNFLRVFHEVEQVKQELSHEQPLEDDGLEDMLD; translated from the exons ATGGCGATCCACCGGCAACCTGTCGAACGTCGAGCggaagaaaatg aTTCTTCCACTTCGTTTGTGCGTTGGATAGGACTCATAATCGCAATCATTGCATTTCTGATATTCATTGGAAAAAGCTACTATGTAGGGAAAGTCGATGAGGAACTCTTGGGCGCCGGCAAGACTAATTGGGAAAATTATGAACACGATGAGCAAATACTGATTGTTGG aCACAACCAGCTAGCTATGAATATAGCAAAgactgaaaaaaataatctacgAGAGTTTGATCTGCACTGGGATCTACAGCGTCACATGGTTTGGAGCAAGATAAATACCTCCCGTACGGATTTAATTCGTCTCAGAGCAGGACGCGTTAATGGACAAATGTGGTATGCTGGATTAAACTGCACTGAATCTTCTTTCGATGCAGTTCAAAGCGTGTTTGAACAAATAGATACTCTTAAACGGTTGATTGCAAGGCATGGGCAGGACCTTTCACTTGTGACATCAGTTGCTGAGCTGGAGTCGGCAATCAGGCAAGCAAAAATTGCGTCACTGCTCGCTGTAAAGGGTGGACATTCCATCAACATGAAGCTGGGACTGTTGAGAACACTGCATGCACTCGGCGTAAGGTGCATGTCGCTGGCTTCGGAACGAAACTGCTGCAGCTGGGTTGATTCTTCAATTGTTGATCTGGAGGACATCGGAACCGCTGATATGCGGCATGATCTTTCCCTGTGGGGTCAACTGGTAGTGTGGGAAATGAATCGCTTAGGTATGATTGTGGACCTTTCTTATGCCAGCTATGGTGCGGCCTTGGATGTGTTGCGATACAGTAAAGCTCCAGTGATCTTCAGCAATGCGGGAGCATTCGCAATCAACAAACATCATCTTAACGTGAGGGAAGACGTACTGATACCGTTAGCTACTCAAAGAGGAATCATTATGATAAGCTTCGATCCTAAACTTCTTGGAGGATGCACCATAGACAATGTGCTTG AACACCTTAATTATCTGAGGGAAGTTATTGGACCGGACCATATCGGTATTGGTAGTGGTTTCGACGGGTTTGATAGTGCAATCGATGGGCTAGAGGATGTCTCCAAGTTCTCACACTTGTTCAACGCTCTTACACATGGGAAGTACACCGATGGCGAGACATTCCACCCGTGGACGAAGAACGAGCTCAAGAAACTGGCCGGATTAAACTTTCTGCGCGTATTTCACGAAGTAGAGCAGGTAAAGCAAGAACTCTCTCACGAGCAACCGCTCGAAGATGACGGATTGGAAGATATGTTGGATTGA